The window GTGCAGTTGTGCGTGATCGCCATGGCGGCCTGACAAGGCCGGCAGAGAAGCTTGCCTTCAAACCGGCCGGCATTGATACGGCAGAAAAACACTACCTTGCTGTCCAGGGGCGCACCGCATCCGGCGCAACCCCGGGAATTCGCGCCCGGTCTCCAAGCCGATCCGGACTTTTTCGGAAGCGGATCAATCCCGAATCGGGCTGCGTAGTCCGGCGCCGAGGGCCGGTGCTGCGCAGCCAACCGCTGCGCAAATTCCCTCAGCGTTTCAGGGGAGATCAGTTTAGCGACCCCAAGGGGATTCCCGTTCTCATGGCCGAATTGGTCCAGACGGGTGCCGAACTGGTCCATTTTCAGGATGTTCTGTTCTCCGGTCGGTCTCAAGAGCGAGCATTCCGGGGAGACCAGAACCCAATGATGGTAGTTGCGGCTAATCGGGATGCCCATACGCCGGGGCGCAAGGTCCAAGGCATTGATGATGGCCTCCACGACCAGGGCGTGCCGTTGGCTCCGTTCGACCGGCGATTCAATCCCCTTCCAAAACGACCGGGTTCTGATCTCGAACTCGCCGTGTTCGTTCACGCGCAGGGCGGTGGTGACGTTCCTGCTTTCGATCAGGATAACATCAAGGAACCGGTCAATGAGCAGGTGATCGATTTGGGCAACTCCACCTTCATGCTCCAGGCGCAGGTCATGGAGGACCGCATAATTGTTTGAGTCCCGCAGTTTGAAGTTGATGTAGTAGGCAGCCTTCTCCTCCCCTTGGGCGCCCGTTTTGGTCTGCTTGATCTCGTCCTGGACCTCGTCTCGTTGCCCGGCAGAGAGCTTTGCCGTCCCCAAGAGGTGATGAAGCTCTTCAAGCTGTAACTCGATCCCGTCTTTCTCTTTGATCAACATGACACGTCATCGGTAGCCCTCGCAAGACAGCTATGGCCGGAACGGAACCAGCCCGCCGCGGCAAGCCCGATCAGGGTTTATCGGCGGGCAGCCGTCTGAATTTAGCCTCATTGCATACCGAAGAGCGCGCCCCCGGAATGGGGACGGGTCGGAACCGCAGGCGCAGGACGACTGAAGATGCCCTTTTGGGCCCCGGTCCGGACGGCCTGATACGCCGGTGCACCGATGCCGGGATGCCAAGCCGAACACCGGAGGCGCA of the Verrucomicrobiota bacterium genome contains:
- a CDS encoding NERD domain-containing protein: MLIKEKDGIELQLEELHHLLGTAKLSAGQRDEVQDEIKQTKTGAQGEEKAAYYINFKLRDSNNYAVLHDLRLEHEGGVAQIDHLLIDRFLDVILIESRNVTTALRVNEHGEFEIRTRSFWKGIESPVERSQRHALVVEAIINALDLAPRRMGIPISRNYHHWVLVSPECSLLRPTGEQNILKMDQFGTRLDQFGHENGNPLGVAKLISPETLREFAQRLAAQHRPSAPDYAARFGIDPLPKKSGSAWRPGANSRGCAGCGAPLDSKVVFFCRINAGRFEGKLLCRPCQAAMAITHNCT